A single genomic interval of Clostridium facile harbors:
- the nusG gene encoding transcription termination/antitermination protein NusG, with amino-acid sequence MSDAAKWYVIHTYSGYENKVAQNIEKAVENRQLHDLIHEVKIPTETVVELKDNKKREVERKLFPSYVLVKMVMTDDSWYVVRNIRGVTGFVGPSSKPIPLSKAEVEKLGVEEKKVEVDYKVGDTVKVIDGAMEGFVGIVQELDIDNNQVKVAVSMFGRETPVELELSQVVLMDE; translated from the coding sequence ATGTCAGATGCCGCAAAATGGTATGTAATCCACACCTATTCTGGCTACGAAAACAAAGTAGCGCAAAACATTGAGAAAGCGGTGGAGAACCGCCAGCTCCATGACCTGATTCACGAGGTAAAAATCCCAACTGAAACAGTTGTTGAATTAAAAGACAACAAAAAACGGGAAGTAGAACGCAAGCTGTTTCCAAGCTATGTGTTGGTGAAAATGGTTATGACGGATGATTCATGGTATGTTGTACGCAATATCCGTGGAGTTACCGGATTTGTGGGGCCGTCCTCAAAGCCAATTCCTCTCAGTAAAGCAGAAGTAGAGAAATTAGGCGTGGAAGAGAAAAAGGTGGAAGTAGATTACAAAGTCGGTGATACTGTTAAAGTAATCGACGGTGCAATGGAAGGTTTTGTTGGAATCGTACAAGAACTTGATATCGATAACAATCAGGTAAAAGTGGCGGTTTCAATGTTCGGCCGTGAAACACCAGTTGAGCTGGAGCTCAGTCAGGTTGTTT
- the secE gene encoding preprotein translocase subunit SecE encodes MAKAETKKKPNFFKRIIAYFKDLKSEIKKVVWPTKQATLRNTIVVLVTIVVLGLFIVLLDLGFTSLLGLLLGNA; translated from the coding sequence ATGGCAAAAGCTGAGACAAAGAAAAAGCCAAACTTTTTCAAACGCATTATCGCATACTTTAAAGATCTGAAGAGTGAGATCAAAAAAGTTGTATGGCCAACTAAACAAGCTACACTTCGCAATACAATTGTTGTATTAGTTACAATTGTTGTATTAGGCTTATTTATTGTATTGCTGGACTTAGGGTTTACCAGTCTGCTTGGTTTATTGCTTGGCAACGCATAA
- the rpmG gene encoding 50S ribosomal protein L33 encodes MRVKITLACTECKQRNYNTMKNKKNDPDRLEMNKYCRFCRKHTLHKETK; translated from the coding sequence ATGAGAGTAAAAATTACCTTAGCTTGCACAGAGTGCAAACAACGTAATTACAACACAATGAAGAACAAGAAAAACGACCCAGACAGACTTGAAATGAACAAGTATTGCCGTTTTTGTCGTAAACACACTCTTCATAAGGAAACAAAGTAA